From a single Candoia aspera isolate rCanAsp1 chromosome 2, rCanAsp1.hap2, whole genome shotgun sequence genomic region:
- the LOC134488972 gene encoding uncharacterized protein LOC134488972 encodes MEKEEEIQNPDSQSAGEGTVRNDTSSDMTLAGDKVASAAITVATAAVAAVKTVVGIQSQIFSRLATRRTFLPRDRRDLLELEQMVENAAAVRLRAVVESSIDSLRAMMCSCLFQSPAVLAGLIDELYIMERAFWVQPGRSEWWEKVVLPHWDDHLWQENFRMSRQTFMELCDRLRPVLERQTTNMRAPITVEKQLAIAIWKLATPDSYRSVAECFGVGRSTVSRIVMEVCQALYDVYHHVVLLTRPQEVIKGFAAKGFPHCIGVMDATHIPIIAPAHRAMEYINSRGYYSMVLQALVDHEGKFIDVYAGRSGKVHDARIFRSSPIFRAMNQGTFGPSTTMDLEGEQVKAVILGDLAYPLLPWLMTPYSGQLDSRKQLFNNTLGRCRTVAEYAFERLRGRWRCLLSRLDVRERYAPRVIVACCILHNICESKGEPLQEGWEEVVRSVSRSYQQPERQLMYMSNPHAREIRDLFSAHMERREQEK; translated from the exons atggagaaggaggaagaaatccAGAATCCAGATTCCCAAAGTGCTGGAGAAGGGACAGTGAGAAATGATACCAGCTCAG ACATGACTCTTGCTGGTGACAAAGTGGCTTCTGCTGCCATCACAGTTGCCACAGCTGCCGTGGCTGCTGTGAAAACTGTTGTCGGGATCCAGTCGCAAATCTTCAGCCGCTTGGCCACCCGCCGGACGTTTCTGCCCCGCGACCGCCGTGAcctactggagcttgagcagatGGTGGAGAATGCAGCGGCTGTGCGCCTCCGAGCAGTGGTGGAGTCCAGCATTGACTCCTTGCGCGCCATGATGTGTTCTTGCCTCTTCCAGTCCCCAGCAGTTCTTGCTGGGCTGATAGATGAACTCTACATCATGGAGCGGGCCTTCTGGGTGCAGCCGGGCCGCTCCGAGTggtgggagaaggtggtcctgccCCACTGGGATGACCATCTTTGGCAGGAGAACTTCAGGATGAGTCGGCAGACTTTCATGGAACTGTGTGACCGACTGAGGCCGGTTCTTGAGCGCCAGACGACCAACATGCGGGCTCCCATTACTGTTGAGAAACAGCTGGCCATAGCCATATGGAAGCTGGCCACCCCAGATAGCTACCGCTCAGTAGCAGAGTGTTTTGGCGTTGGGCGCTCCACTGTGTCCAGGATAGTCATGGAAGTTTGCCAAGCTCTTTATGATGTCTATCACCATGTGGTCCTTCTGACCAGGCCCCAGGAGGTGATAAAaggctttgcagccaaaggtttTCCTCACTGCATTGGGGTGATGGATGCAACCCACATCCCTATCATTGCTCCTGCCCACCGAGCCATGGAATACATCAACAGCAGAGGGTATTACTCTATGGTTCTGCAGGCACTGGTGGATCATGAAGGCAAATTCATTGATGTGTATGCTGGGCGATCCGGGAAAGTTCATGATGCCAGGATCTTTCGCAGCTCCCCCATCTTCCGGGCCATGAATCAAGGCACCTTCGGCCCTAGCACCACCATGGACCTAGAGGGGGAGCAAGTAAAGGCGGTCATCCTAGGAGACCTTGCCTACCCTCTTCTGCCGTGGCTGATGACTCCTTACAGCGGCCAGTTGGACTCCCGAAAACAGCTCTTCAACAACACGCTTGGCCGCTGCCGGACAGTGGCGGAGTATGCCTTCGAGCGGCTCAGGGGCCGCTGGAGGTGCCTGCTCTCCCGCCTCGATGTGCGGGAACGCTACGCCCCACGGGTCATTGTagcctgctgcattttgcacaacATCTGCGAAAGCAAAGGGGAACCCCTCCAGGAAGGGTGGGAAGAGGTGGTGAGGTCTGTCTCGAGGTCTTACCAGCAGCCAGAAAGACAGCTGATGTACATGTCCAACCCACATGCCCGGGAGATCAGGGATCTTTTCAGCGCACACATGGAAAGGAGAGAACAGGAGAAGTAG